The following are encoded together in the Pseudomonas sp. IB20 genome:
- a CDS encoding MFS transporter, with protein MNDSVAVPARETSTRRRSLIAGCSAHAVHDGLTDVIYVLLPIWQAQFALSYAQIGLLRGAYSGMMAVFQLMASRAATRWGRVPLLVGGTALAGLAYLLVGQATGLCLLLLALLLGGLGASTQHPLASSMITDAYEAGGGVKQALSQYNFSGDIGKTLIPGLVGLLLTVISWRVSATLLGLLGLVAAGLLWWWVPAPVSESAAAKKAKPLSGTGSVTGLRALILTGTLDSAVRMGFLTFLPFLLQAKGAGTAGIGLALTMLFIGGAFGKLLCGYLGACVGMMKTVWLTETSTTLLIVAAVYLPLSGLMVMLPVLGLALNGTSSVLYGAVPDLAGAGKREQAFAVFYTGTIGGGALAPLVFGAVGDALGVPVAVVVLAGMLLVTLPLAWVVQRGRAPQIVE; from the coding sequence ATGAACGACTCCGTCGCCGTGCCCGCCCGCGAAACATCCACTCGCCGCCGTTCGCTGATTGCCGGTTGCAGCGCCCATGCCGTACACGATGGGCTCACCGACGTTATCTATGTGCTGCTGCCAATCTGGCAAGCGCAGTTCGCCTTGTCCTACGCCCAGATCGGCCTGTTGCGTGGCGCCTACTCCGGGATGATGGCGGTGTTCCAACTCATGGCCAGCCGCGCCGCCACACGCTGGGGCCGCGTGCCGCTGCTGGTGGGTGGCACCGCGCTTGCGGGTCTGGCTTACTTATTGGTGGGACAAGCCACCGGGCTGTGCCTGTTGCTGCTGGCGTTGCTATTGGGTGGGCTGGGAGCGAGCACCCAGCACCCGCTGGCGTCCTCGATGATCACCGACGCTTATGAGGCCGGTGGTGGCGTCAAGCAGGCGCTGTCCCAGTACAACTTTTCCGGCGACATCGGCAAAACCCTGATTCCTGGGTTGGTTGGCCTGCTACTGACCGTCATCAGCTGGCGCGTCAGTGCGACACTCCTTGGGTTGCTCGGTCTGGTGGCAGCAGGGCTGCTGTGGTGGTGGGTGCCTGCTCCCGTTTCCGAATCCGCCGCTGCAAAAAAAGCCAAGCCGCTCAGTGGGACGGGCTCCGTCACAGGTCTGCGTGCATTGATTCTCACCGGCACCCTTGATAGCGCCGTGCGCATGGGGTTTCTCACGTTCCTGCCATTCCTGTTGCAGGCCAAAGGTGCTGGCACAGCGGGCATCGGCCTGGCCCTGACTATGCTGTTCATCGGCGGTGCATTCGGCAAATTGCTCTGCGGCTACCTGGGTGCCTGCGTCGGCATGATGAAAACCGTCTGGCTGACGGAAACCAGCACAACGCTGCTGATCGTCGCAGCCGTGTACCTGCCGCTGAGTGGCTTGATGGTGATGTTGCCGGTGTTGGGCCTGGCGTTGAACGGCACGTCTTCGGTGCTCTACGGCGCAGTGCCGGACCTGGCGGGGGCCGGCAAACGCGAGCAGGCGTTTGCAGTGTTTTACACCGGCACGATTGGCGGCGGAGCGCTGGCGCCGTTGGTATTTGGCGCAGTGGGCGATGCGTTGGGTGTGCCGGTGGCGGTGGTGGTGCTGGCGGGGATGTTGTTGGTGACGTTGCCGTTGGCGTGGGTGGTGCAGCGCGGTCGCGCGCCTCAAATAGTCGAGTGA
- a CDS encoding DUF6482 family protein — protein MNLQMLTELAQKGEVRELELLSLEGGFYIARVRLDHVQMTLLGEDAKPMRIGSTTHLRDLLQRVPPFPCVLVQHCVHDEMCGVREGAIGALRIPFTLASSL, from the coding sequence ATGAATCTGCAAATGCTGACCGAATTGGCGCAAAAAGGAGAAGTTCGTGAGTTGGAACTGCTGTCGCTGGAGGGTGGTTTCTACATCGCGCGCGTCAGGTTGGATCATGTCCAGATGACGCTTTTGGGCGAGGACGCCAAGCCGATGCGCATCGGCTCCACCACGCATTTGCGCGACCTGTTGCAACGCGTTCCGCCGTTTCCCTGTGTGCTGGTGCAACACTGCGTGCACGATGAAATGTGCGGTGTACGGGAAGGGGCAATCGGCGCGTTGCGTATTCCGTTTACGTTGGCTTCGTCTCTTTAA
- a CDS encoding DUF3833 domain-containing protein — MTRLLVSLLLALSLSSCGNVEVAHYADQQPQLDLERFFSKPVKAWGIFQKRSGEVAKRFEVNIASRREGNALILDERFLYSDGTRQQRVWTLTPDGPGRWRGRAGDVVGEAIGEVAGNALRWRYRLNLPVDGSIYEVSFDDWMYLMDEDTLINRSSMTKFGVEWGQVTLFFRRQ, encoded by the coding sequence ATGACACGTCTACTGGTTTCATTGTTGTTGGCGCTGAGTTTGAGCAGTTGCGGCAACGTCGAAGTGGCCCACTACGCAGACCAGCAACCGCAGTTGGACCTGGAGCGTTTCTTCAGCAAGCCCGTCAAGGCCTGGGGGATTTTCCAGAAGCGCTCGGGCGAAGTGGCCAAGCGCTTTGAGGTCAATATCGCCAGCCGGCGCGAGGGCAACGCCTTGATTCTCGACGAGCGTTTCCTGTACAGCGATGGCACGCGCCAACAGCGGGTGTGGACGCTGACACCGGATGGCCCGGGGCGCTGGCGCGGTCGGGCAGGTGATGTGGTCGGCGAGGCGATTGGCGAAGTGGCGGGCAACGCACTGCGTTGGCGTTACCGACTCAACCTGCCGGTGGATGGCTCAATCTACGAAGTGAGCTTTGATGACTGGATGTACTTGATGGACGAAGACACCTTGATCAACCGTTCCAGCATGACCAAGTTCGGCGTCGAATGGGGCCAGGTCACGTTGTTCTTTCGTCGCCAGTGA
- a CDS encoding alpha/beta fold hydrolase, translating to MRPEIAVLDIQGQYRVYTEFYRADAAAKTIILVNGSMATTASFAQTVKSLYPQFNVVLYDQPYAGRSKIHNRHEQMLTKEVEGQILLELIDRFAAEHVLSFSWGGAATLVALAERPRRVEKAVISSFSPVVNAPMRDYLERGVDYLGNLDRDRVGHLVNSTIGKHLPSLFKRFNYKHVSNLAEHEYGQMHFHISHVLNSDRLCYLKAARQIDIPVLFLNGEWDEYTSVEDAKLFGQHVAKSSFSTIQATGHFLDMEHKAACRDSRDAVVGFLKPERQVSRLRYHQGQMQHAFAI from the coding sequence ATGAGGCCAGAAATCGCTGTGTTGGATATACAGGGTCAGTATCGGGTTTACACGGAGTTCTATCGCGCGGATGCTGCGGCAAAGACCATCATCCTGGTCAACGGCTCCATGGCCACCACGGCCTCTTTCGCCCAAACCGTGAAAAGCCTGTACCCGCAATTCAATGTGGTTTTGTACGACCAGCCCTACGCTGGCCGCTCCAAAATCCATAACCGCCACGAGCAGATGCTGACGAAGGAAGTCGAAGGCCAGATTCTGCTGGAACTCATCGACCGCTTCGCCGCCGAACACGTGCTGTCGTTCTCCTGGGGTGGCGCTGCCACACTGGTCGCCCTCGCAGAGCGCCCGCGCCGCGTGGAAAAGGCGGTGATCAGCTCGTTCTCTCCGGTGGTCAACGCACCGATGCGCGACTACCTTGAACGCGGCGTCGACTACCTCGGCAACCTCGACCGCGACCGCGTCGGCCACTTGGTCAACAGCACCATCGGCAAACACCTGCCGTCGCTGTTCAAACGTTTCAACTACAAACACGTCAGCAACCTGGCCGAGCACGAATACGGGCAGATGCACTTTCACATCAGCCACGTACTCAACAGCGACCGGCTGTGCTACCTCAAAGCAGCCCGGCAAATCGACATTCCGGTGCTGTTTTTAAATGGCGAATGGGACGAATACACCAGCGTCGAAGATGCCAAGCTGTTTGGCCAGCATGTGGCCAAGAGCAGCTTCAGCACCATCCAGGCCACCGGGCACTTTCTGGATATGGAGCACAAGGCGGCGTGCCGGGACAGCCGGGACGCGGTGGTCGGCTTTTTGAAACCCGAGCGGCAGGTCAGCCGGTTGCGCTATCACCAGGGCCAGATGCAGCATGCCTTTGCGATTTGA
- a CDS encoding 16S rRNA pseudouridine(516) synthase produces MRVDRFLSNLPRFNRQQVRLLLVERRVKVDGVAVSDPHHEVREFSCVCVDDEVLQVGKPTRYFMLHKPQGCVSATCDPQHPTVLDLLDVPDKDELHIAGRLDFNTTGLMLITNDGQWSRRLTQPQTKLPKVYLVQTEQDITPEYAVTFAAGLYFAFEDLTTQPAELELLGPRTARLSIIEGRYHQVKRMFGHFDNKVIGLHRERMGPLVLDDALAPGEYRALTDNEIRRV; encoded by the coding sequence ATGCGCGTTGATCGTTTCCTCAGCAACCTGCCGCGTTTCAATCGCCAGCAAGTGCGCTTACTGCTGGTTGAGCGACGGGTGAAGGTCGATGGCGTGGCGGTCAGCGATCCACACCACGAAGTGCGTGAGTTCAGTTGCGTGTGTGTTGACGATGAAGTGCTGCAAGTCGGCAAACCAACGCGCTATTTCATGCTGCACAAACCCCAAGGCTGTGTAAGCGCCACGTGCGACCCGCAACACCCCACGGTCCTCGACTTACTGGATGTGCCGGACAAGGACGAACTGCACATCGCCGGTCGTCTGGATTTCAATACCACCGGGCTGATGCTGATCACCAACGACGGCCAGTGGTCGCGCCGCTTGACCCAACCGCAGACCAAACTGCCCAAGGTTTACCTCGTGCAAACCGAACAAGACATCACCCCTGAATACGCGGTGACGTTTGCTGCGGGCCTGTATTTTGCGTTTGAAGACCTCACCACCCAACCCGCCGAACTTGAGCTACTGGGCCCAAGGACCGCGCGGCTGAGCATCATCGAAGGCCGCTATCACCAGGTGAAGCGCATGTTCGGGCACTTTGATAACAAGGTGATCGGCCTGCACCGTGAGCGAATGGGGCCGTTGGTGCTGGATGATGCGCTTGCGCCGGGCGAATATCGGGCACTGACTGACAACGAAATCCGAAGAGTCTGA
- a CDS encoding cysteine-rich CWC family protein, which produces MTTPTLCPACGARNDCTLADPRTADQACWCYSVTIDPAVLQALPDELRNTACLCPRCAQVDAQLRGVAPK; this is translated from the coding sequence ATGACCACGCCAACCCTCTGCCCCGCCTGCGGTGCTCGCAACGACTGCACCCTGGCCGACCCGCGCACCGCCGACCAAGCCTGCTGGTGCTACAGCGTCACCATCGACCCAGCGGTGCTCCAAGCGCTGCCGGATGAACTGCGCAACACCGCCTGCCTATGCCCACGGTGTGCCCAGGTGGATGCGCAATTGCGTGGGGTTGCGCCTAAGTAA
- the atzF gene encoding allophanate hydrolase, with translation MNLQLDNLRNAYLSGDTTPRELLLQLREKAAQLNPDYHLFIHLLSVAELEPYLAALDAREPSELPLFGVPFAIKDNIDLVGIPTTAACPAFAYVPTRSATIVEQLIALGAVPLGKTNLDQFATGLNGSRSPYGACPNSVLPEYPAGGSSAGSSLAVALGVASFALGTDTAGSGRVPAALNNLVGLKASKGLISTAGVVPACRTLDCVTTFTRTAREASQLLALTAKLDPLDAYSRQNPAWNDACAFGAPRPFRFGVPRTQDLEFFGCEQGPPLFQQAIARVIALGGEPVTLDLSPFLEAARLLYEGPWVAERYSVAGELMGREPEAVLPVIRAVLAKAPAVTGVDTFRAQYRLQALKAQCDVLLEGLDCVLTPTIGRPVTLEELRAEPVLRNAELGYYTNFMNLLDYAAVAVPSGFMHNGLPWGVTLFGRAFTDQYLLGVADALQRQQDASLGAPTGNASHDMTRLVVCGAHLQGLALNGQLVRRGARLLERTHSSADYQLFALAGGPPYRPGMLRVSEGGVAVEVEVWELPSRELGSFLTGIPAPLGLGKVQLADGRWETGFICEPYGLAGAVDISHFGGWRAYLHSLQ, from the coding sequence ATGAATCTGCAACTGGACAACCTGCGCAATGCCTACCTCAGCGGCGATACCACGCCGCGCGAATTACTCTTGCAGTTGCGCGAAAAAGCCGCGCAACTGAACCCTGACTATCACCTGTTTATTCATCTGCTCAGCGTGGCGGAACTGGAGCCGTACCTGGCGGCACTGGACGCTCGCGAGCCGTCCGAATTGCCGTTGTTCGGCGTGCCGTTTGCGATCAAGGACAACATCGACCTGGTAGGCATTCCGACCACGGCGGCCTGCCCGGCGTTTGCTTATGTACCGACGCGCAGTGCGACGATTGTCGAGCAACTGATCGCCCTGGGCGCGGTGCCGCTGGGCAAGACCAACCTGGATCAGTTCGCCACCGGGCTCAATGGTAGCCGCTCGCCGTATGGCGCCTGCCCCAACAGTGTATTGCCGGAATATCCAGCGGGCGGTTCCAGTGCGGGGTCGTCGTTGGCCGTCGCCCTGGGTGTGGCGAGTTTTGCCCTGGGCACCGACACCGCCGGTTCCGGCCGGGTGCCGGCGGCGTTGAATAACCTGGTGGGGCTCAAGGCGAGCAAAGGCCTGATCTCCACGGCGGGCGTGGTGCCGGCGTGCCGTACGCTGGATTGCGTCACCACCTTTACCCGCACCGCGCGCGAGGCCAGCCAGTTGCTGGCGCTGACCGCCAAGCTCGACCCGCTGGACGCCTACAGCCGCCAGAACCCGGCGTGGAATGACGCCTGCGCGTTCGGTGCACCGAGGCCGTTTCGTTTTGGTGTGCCGCGCACTCAGGACCTGGAATTCTTCGGCTGCGAGCAAGGCCCACCCCTGTTCCAGCAGGCCATCGCCCGCGTGATTGCCCTCGGCGGCGAACCGGTCACGCTCGACCTGTCACCCTTCCTCGAAGCCGCGCGCCTGCTCTATGAAGGGCCGTGGGTGGCCGAGCGCTACAGCGTGGCCGGTGAACTGATGGGGCGTGAGCCCGAAGCGGTGCTGCCAGTGATCCGTGCCGTGTTGGCCAAGGCGCCGGCGGTGACGGGTGTCGACACCTTCCGTGCGCAGTACCGTCTGCAAGCCTTGAAAGCCCAATGTGATGTGTTATTGGAAGGGCTCGATTGCGTGCTGACGCCGACCATCGGCCGCCCAGTCACCTTGGAAGAACTGCGTGCCGAACCGGTGTTGCGCAACGCCGAACTGGGCTATTACACCAACTTCATGAACCTGCTGGATTACGCGGCCGTCGCCGTGCCCAGCGGCTTTATGCACAACGGTTTGCCTTGGGGCGTGACGCTGTTTGGTCGCGCATTTACCGATCAATACCTGCTGGGCGTGGCCGATGCGCTGCAGCGCCAGCAGGATGCATCGCTCGGCGCGCCAACAGGCAACGCCAGCCATGACATGACGCGGCTGGTGGTGTGTGGCGCACACCTGCAAGGGCTGGCGCTGAACGGCCAATTAGTGCGCCGTGGTGCACGCTTGTTGGAGCGCACCCACAGCTCGGCGGACTATCAACTGTTCGCCCTGGCCGGCGGGCCGCCTTATCGCCCCGGCATGCTGCGGGTAAGCGAAGGCGGCGTGGCCGTCGAGGTTGAGGTGTGGGAATTGCCGAGCCGCGAACTCGGCTCATTCCTCACCGGCATCCCCGCGCCACTGGGCCTTGGCAAGGTGCAACTGGCGGACGGGCGCTGGGAAACCGGCTTCATCTGCGAACCCTACGGCCTGGCGGGCGCGGTGGACATCAGCCACTTCGGCGGCTGGCGCGCCTACCTGCACAGCTTGCAATAG